A region of Subtercola boreus DNA encodes the following proteins:
- a CDS encoding SDR family NAD(P)-dependent oxidoreductase gives MSIQNTVSAIVTGGAGGIGSVISTRLAELGYSVVVADADTAGAERRAAELPTPSEGQVHAAFGGDLTRADVNRGVARAAADIAPIGVLVNAVGISPKDNGAKRSFFDISEEEWDLTMAVNLKSPFLLVKEACQLMAHDGSASIVNLLSITSKLGAGGAADAPFGPHLPSSAAYAASKAALQNLTATLSRELIPQRIRVNGVAPGFVATPMMSSVPDEASRILATQIPLGRFGTASEVTDAIEFLISTKAGYITGTSLDVNGGWLTC, from the coding sequence ATGAGCATCCAGAACACCGTGTCAGCCATTGTGACCGGGGGAGCGGGCGGCATCGGCAGCGTCATCTCGACCCGTCTCGCCGAACTCGGTTACAGCGTTGTCGTCGCAGACGCCGACACGGCGGGCGCCGAGCGCCGGGCAGCCGAGCTTCCCACCCCGTCGGAAGGCCAGGTGCATGCCGCTTTCGGAGGCGACCTCACGCGGGCCGACGTGAATCGCGGCGTCGCTCGCGCGGCCGCCGACATTGCTCCGATCGGGGTTCTGGTGAACGCCGTCGGCATCTCACCGAAGGACAACGGGGCGAAGAGATCCTTCTTCGACATCTCTGAAGAGGAATGGGACCTGACCATGGCGGTCAACCTCAAGTCACCGTTCCTTCTGGTGAAGGAGGCCTGCCAGCTGATGGCACACGACGGTTCGGCGAGCATCGTGAATCTGCTGTCGATCACCTCCAAACTCGGCGCAGGGGGAGCAGCAGACGCGCCTTTCGGCCCGCATCTGCCGTCGTCTGCGGCGTACGCGGCGTCGAAGGCTGCACTGCAGAACCTGACGGCCACGCTCTCCCGTGAACTGATTCCCCAGCGCATCCGCGTCAACGGGGTCGCGCCCGGCTTCGTCGCCACCCCGATGATGAGCAGCGTGCCCGACGAGGCGAGCCGCATTCTGGCGACCCAGATTCCGCTCGGCCGCTTCGGCACCGCATCCGAGGTGACAGACGCCATCGAGTTTCTGATCAGCACCAAGGCCGGATACATCACCGGCACCAGCCTCGACGTCAACGGCGGCTGGCTCACCTGCTGA